Proteins co-encoded in one Salvia splendens isolate huo1 chromosome 4, SspV2, whole genome shotgun sequence genomic window:
- the LOC121798655 gene encoding ABC transporter E family member 2-like, with product MSNQERTLNASDKDTFFRYGPNSFKLLRLPEPRPCQVLGIVGRNGIGKTTAIELLSGSLKPNLGRFDDPPEWKEIFNFFHESELHELHYYFYRLIKHKMKTAVQSQDVICFAKFLQAKLACKAVRRNVGQCLTEADERDMKQQLAADLELIQVMKREEGKLSGGEYQRLAIAMAALKNADVYLFDEPCNYLDVKQRLKAAQVIRSLRLPNIYVIVVEHDLTVLDYLSDCICFFYGSPGSHGTATVPFSVKEGINIFLDGYVTTEKIRFRDESLTLKVADTPQESAEEIETYARHRYPTMTKTYENFSLKVVEGEFIDSQIIVMLGENGTGKSTFLQMLGHFLKPDPVEGSDVKIHGLKISYKPQKIRSKSEATVESMLHEYTHGLYTDPEFVSNVMGPLLIIKLMDKKLVNLSDGELQRVVLALCLGQPADLYLIDEPSAFLDSELRIVAAKVIKKIIRQKKKPAFVAEHDFIMATYLADRVIVYQGKPSIDCVANSPQSLVTGMNLFLSNLDITCRRDPTSFRPRINKHGSTHHLGQKSTGSLYYMDD from the exons ATGTCGAATCAGGAACGTACGCTTAACGCCTCCGACAAGGATACATTCTTTCGTTATGGCCCTAACTCCTTTAAATTGCTTAG ATTACCTGAACCGAGACCTTGCCAAGTTCTGGGAATCGTGGGAAGAAATGGAATTGGGAAAACTACTGCTATTGAACTTTTGTCCGGGTCGCTGAAACCTAACTTGGGTCGCTTTGAT gaTCCTCCTGAATGGaaagaaatttttaatttctttcatGAATCTGAGCTGCACGAGCTGCACTATTACTTCTACCGTCTTATTAAACATAAAATGAAG ACAGCCGTCCAGTCCCAGGATGTCATATGTTTCGCTAAATTTCTTCAAGCCAAACTTGCCTGTAAAGCTGTTCGGCGCAACGTTGGGCAATGTCTTACTGAGGcagatgagagagatatgaaaCAACAACTTGCTGCTGACCTTGAGTTAATTCAGGTTATGAAACGTGAGGAGGGAAAGTTATCGGGTGGAGAGTATCAGAGGCTTGCAATAGCTATGGCTGCTTTAAAAAATGCAGATGTCTATTTGTTTGATGAGCCATGCAATTATCTTGATGTTAAACAAAGATTAAAAGCTGCCCAAGTTATCAGATCCTTGCGTCTACCTAATAT CTATGTAATTGTGGTAGAACATGATCTTACTGTGCTTGATTATTTGTCGGACTGCATATGCTTCTTTTATGGGTCACCTGGTAGCCACGGGACAGCTACCGTTCCATTCTCTGTCAAAGaaggaattaatattttccTGGATGGATATGTGACAACCGAAAAAATTAGGTTTAGAGATGAATCTTTGACACTTAAG GTTGCTGACACTCCACAAGAAAGTGCTGAGGAAATTGAAACATATGCAAGACACAGGTATCCAACCATGACTAAGACTTATGAAAATTTCAGTCTCAAGGTTGTGGAGGGTGAATTCATTGATTCACAAATAATTGTGATGCTTGGAGAAAATGGGACAGGAAAGTCAACCTTCCTACAGATGCTG GGTCACTTTTTAAAGCCTGATCCAGTAGAAGGATCTGATGTTAAAATTCATGGCCTCAAGATCTCTTACAAGCCACAGAAAATACGTTCCAAAAGTGAAGCTACCGTGGAAAGCATGTTGCATGAATATACTCATGGTTTATACACGGATCCTGAGTTTGTATCCAATGTGATGGGGCCTCTgttgattataaaattgatGGATAAAAAGCTAGTGAATCTTTCTGATGGAGAACTACAGAGGGTTGTTCTCGCTCTTTGTCTTGGACAG CCAGCTGATTTATACTTGATAGATGAACCAAGTGCATTTCTTGACTCAGAGCTGCGTATTGTTGCTGCAAAAgtcataaaaaaaatcatacgcCAAAAAAAGAAGCCTGCATTTGTTGCGGAACATGATTTCATCATGGCAACATACCTTGCTGATAGGGTAATTGTGTATCAGGGGAAGCCATCCATTGATTGTGTTGCCAATTCACCTCAATCACTAGTGACTGGAATGAACCTCTTCTTATCT AACCTGGATATCACATGTAGAAGGGACCCCACAAGTTTCCGACCTAGAATCAACAAACATGGGTCGACTCACCATTTGGGGCAGAAGTCCACTGGATCTCTCTATTATATGGATGACTAA